A region from the Streptomyces lydicus genome encodes:
- a CDS encoding acyl-CoA mutase large subunit family protein: protein MAHESGSERYSESGLPIEPVYGPGALDGWDPECSLGAPGSYPFTRGVYPSMYTGRPWTMRQYAGFGTARESNARYRQLIAHGTTGLSVAFDLPTQMGHDSDTPIASGEVGKVGVAIDSVEDMRVLFGGIPLDKVSTSMTINAPAALLLLLYQLVAEEEGVAADLLNGTVQNDVLKEYIARGTYIFPPEPSLRLTADIFRYCRAEIPRWNSISISGYHMAEAGASPAQEIAFTLANGIAYVRTAVAAGMDVDDFAPRLSFFFVARTTLLEEVAKFRAARRIWARVMREEFGAKNPRSLMLRFHTQTAGVQLTAQQPEVNLARVTLQGLAAVLGGTQSLHTNSFDEAIALPTDKSARLALRTQQVLAYETDVTATVDPFAGSYAVESMTDDVEEAAVALMRRVEDMGGAVAAIERGFQKEEIERNAYRLAQETDAGERVVVGVNRFQLDEEEPYEPLRVDPAIEAQQVERLATLRARRNARAVSAALDDLRKAAEGTDNVLYPLREALRARTTVGEVCDALREVWGTYVPTDAF, encoded by the coding sequence ATGGCGCACGAGTCGGGCAGTGAGCGGTACAGCGAGAGCGGCCTGCCGATCGAGCCGGTGTACGGGCCGGGGGCGCTCGACGGCTGGGACCCGGAGTGCAGCCTCGGCGCGCCCGGCAGCTACCCCTTCACCCGTGGCGTGTACCCGTCGATGTACACCGGACGGCCCTGGACGATGCGGCAGTACGCCGGCTTCGGCACCGCGCGCGAGTCCAACGCCCGCTACCGGCAGCTGATCGCCCACGGCACCACGGGCCTGTCGGTCGCCTTCGACCTGCCGACGCAGATGGGCCACGACTCGGACACCCCGATCGCCTCGGGCGAGGTGGGCAAGGTCGGGGTGGCCATCGACTCGGTCGAGGACATGCGGGTGCTGTTCGGCGGTATCCCGCTGGACAAGGTGTCGACGTCGATGACGATCAACGCGCCCGCCGCGCTGCTGCTGCTCCTCTACCAACTGGTGGCGGAGGAAGAAGGGGTGGCGGCGGACCTGCTGAACGGGACCGTGCAGAACGACGTCCTCAAGGAGTACATCGCCCGGGGCACCTACATCTTCCCGCCGGAGCCCTCCCTGCGGCTGACCGCGGACATCTTCCGCTACTGCCGCGCCGAGATCCCCCGGTGGAACTCCATCTCCATCTCCGGCTACCACATGGCCGAGGCGGGTGCCTCGCCCGCGCAGGAGATCGCCTTCACCCTCGCCAACGGCATCGCCTATGTACGGACCGCCGTTGCCGCCGGGATGGACGTCGACGACTTCGCGCCGCGGCTCTCCTTCTTCTTCGTCGCCCGTACGACGCTGCTGGAGGAGGTCGCCAAGTTCCGGGCCGCGCGCAGGATCTGGGCCCGGGTGATGCGGGAGGAGTTCGGCGCGAAGAACCCCAGATCGCTGATGCTGCGGTTCCACACCCAGACGGCGGGGGTGCAGCTCACCGCCCAGCAGCCGGAGGTGAACCTCGCCCGGGTCACCCTCCAGGGACTCGCCGCCGTGCTCGGCGGCACCCAGTCGCTGCACACCAATTCCTTCGACGAGGCCATCGCCCTGCCCACTGACAAGTCCGCCCGACTCGCGCTGCGCACCCAGCAGGTGCTCGCCTACGAGACCGATGTGACCGCCACCGTCGACCCGTTCGCCGGTTCCTACGCCGTCGAGTCCATGACGGACGACGTCGAGGAGGCGGCCGTGGCGCTGATGCGGCGGGTGGAGGACATGGGGGGTGCGGTGGCCGCCATCGAGCGGGGCTTCCAGAAGGAGGAGATCGAGCGCAACGCCTACCGCCTGGCACAGGAGACGGACGCCGGCGAGCGGGTCGTGGTCGGCGTCAACCGCTTCCAGCTCGACGAGGAGGAACCCTACGAGCCGCTGCGCGTCGACCCGGCGATCGAGGCCCAGCAGGTCGAACGGCTCGCCACGCTCCGGGCCCGCCGCAACGCCCGTGCCGTCTCGGCCGCCCTCGACGACCTCCGCAAGGCCGCCGAGGGCACCGACAACGTCCTCTACCCCCTGCGCGAGGCCCTGCGCGCGAGGACGACGGTGGGCGAGGTGTGCGATGCGCTGCGGGAGGTGTGGGGGACTTATGTGCCAACGGATGCGTTCTGA
- a CDS encoding DMT family transporter: protein MRFLLSAAFVLCWSSGFIGARLGADSAPAATLLMWRFLPLATVLALVAATAARASWRDLTARDLTRQAAIGALSQSGYLFTVYSAIQLGVSSGTTALIDGTQPLVAGALAGPVLHQYVSRRQWLGLCLGLAGVVLVTTADAAAGAGVSRWAYLIPFLGMSSLVAATFLEGRSHTRVAPSVAMTVHCATSAVLFTALAAGTGAVRPPAALSFWVAVGWLVALSTFGGYGLYWLILRRFGVTEVNTLMFLMAPVTALWGAAMFGEPFGPQTAIGLAVGLAAVALVRRGATPSATPPARTSPARTRGRTSGHPLVRPRVGDGRLRGVGRPGR, encoded by the coding sequence ATGCGCTTCCTGCTCTCGGCCGCCTTTGTGCTCTGCTGGAGCTCCGGATTCATCGGGGCCCGGCTCGGCGCGGACAGCGCGCCCGCGGCCACGCTCCTGATGTGGCGCTTCCTGCCGCTCGCCACCGTCCTCGCCCTCGTGGCGGCCACCGCCGCCCGCGCCTCGTGGCGGGACCTGACGGCCCGGGACCTGACCCGGCAGGCCGCCATCGGCGCGCTCTCGCAGAGCGGCTATCTCTTCACCGTCTACTCCGCGATCCAGCTCGGGGTCTCCAGCGGCACCACGGCCCTGATCGACGGCACCCAGCCCCTGGTGGCCGGGGCGCTCGCCGGGCCGGTGCTGCACCAGTACGTCTCCCGCCGGCAGTGGCTCGGGCTGTGCCTGGGCCTGGCCGGCGTCGTCCTGGTCACCACGGCCGACGCGGCGGCCGGGGCGGGGGTGAGCCGGTGGGCGTACCTGATCCCGTTCCTCGGCATGTCCTCGCTGGTGGCGGCCACCTTCCTGGAGGGCCGCTCGCACACCCGGGTCGCGCCGTCGGTCGCGATGACCGTCCACTGCGCCACCAGTGCCGTCCTCTTCACCGCCCTCGCCGCCGGCACCGGCGCCGTACGGCCGCCCGCCGCGCTCTCCTTCTGGGTCGCGGTCGGCTGGCTGGTGGCACTGTCCACCTTCGGCGGCTACGGGCTGTACTGGCTGATCCTCCGGCGCTTCGGCGTCACCGAGGTGAACACCCTGATGTTCCTGATGGCACCGGTCACGGCACTGTGGGGAGCCGCCATGTTCGGCGAACCGTTCGGCCCCCAGACCGCCATCGGACTCGCGGTCGGCCTCGCGGCGGTCGCCCTGGTGCGCCGCGGTGCGACGCCGTCGGCCACTCCCCCTGCCCGAACTTCGCCCGCACGCACACGAGGCCGTACCAGCGGGCATCCGCTCGTACGGCCTCGTGTCGGGGACGGGCGCCTGAGGGGGGTGGGGCGCCCGGGACGGTGA
- a CDS encoding TetR/AcrR family transcriptional regulator produces the protein MGTSQTPRRITMTPAARRALAAAERLFYERGIHAVGVDLIAAEAGVTKKTLYDRFGSKEQIVVEYLADRDERWRAFLARYLDAAGETPAARILAVFDASRAWAAEHSAKGCSMVNAHAEISDPAHPAYAIITAQKQWMLGLFTDLAGAAAPGRADRLGRALMLLHEGALVAHGLGVFPDPVGEARGEAEALLADAGAEV, from the coding sequence ATGGGTACCTCGCAGACGCCCCGACGGATCACCATGACGCCCGCCGCCCGCCGCGCCCTGGCGGCCGCCGAGCGGCTGTTCTACGAGCGCGGCATCCATGCCGTCGGGGTGGACCTGATCGCGGCAGAGGCCGGGGTGACGAAGAAGACGCTCTACGACCGGTTCGGCTCCAAGGAGCAGATCGTCGTGGAGTACCTCGCCGACCGCGACGAACGCTGGCGGGCCTTCCTGGCGCGTTACCTCGACGCCGCGGGGGAGACGCCCGCCGCCCGGATCCTGGCCGTCTTCGACGCCTCGCGCGCCTGGGCGGCGGAGCACAGCGCCAAGGGGTGCAGCATGGTCAACGCCCACGCCGAGATCAGCGACCCGGCGCACCCCGCGTACGCGATCATCACCGCGCAGAAGCAGTGGATGCTCGGGCTGTTCACCGATCTGGCCGGGGCCGCGGCGCCCGGCCGGGCCGACCGGCTGGGACGGGCGCTGATGCTCCTTCACGAAGGGGCCCTGGTCGCCCACGGCCTGGGGGTCTTCCCCGACCCGGTCGGCGAGGCCCGTGGTGAGGCGGAGGCGCTGCTCGCCGACGCGGGGGCGGAGGTGTGA
- a CDS encoding TetR/AcrR family transcriptional regulator C-terminal domain-containing protein gives MVSRIDRKKVVDTALRLLNEVGLDGLTLRGIAKELNVQAPALYWHFKNKQELLDEMATEMTRRMTGSPEGGGPGMGAYDGTWQETLLDSCRRVRRELLGYRDGAKVFSGTRMTDGTVAAEALDFLMSCLTGAGFTLDEAAQAWWTAYNFTVAVVIEEQSVHPVPGQREIRDPAYDLSERERQLGPDFPLAAQAGQVMFGDLERSFEAGLRIIVAGIEAGSGSEARG, from the coding sequence ATGGTTTCGCGCATTGACCGGAAAAAGGTCGTGGACACCGCACTGCGGCTGCTGAACGAGGTCGGCCTCGACGGGCTCACCCTGCGGGGCATCGCCAAGGAGCTGAACGTCCAGGCCCCCGCGCTGTACTGGCACTTCAAGAACAAGCAGGAACTGCTGGACGAGATGGCCACCGAGATGACCCGGCGGATGACCGGGAGCCCGGAGGGCGGGGGGCCCGGCATGGGCGCGTACGACGGCACCTGGCAGGAAACGCTGCTCGACAGCTGCCGGCGGGTGCGCCGCGAACTGCTCGGCTACCGCGACGGTGCCAAGGTCTTCAGCGGTACGCGGATGACCGACGGCACCGTCGCCGCCGAGGCGCTCGACTTCCTGATGTCCTGCCTGACGGGGGCGGGCTTCACGCTGGACGAGGCCGCGCAGGCCTGGTGGACCGCGTACAACTTCACCGTGGCCGTGGTGATCGAGGAACAGTCGGTCCACCCGGTGCCCGGACAGCGCGAGATCCGCGACCCGGCCTATGACCTGTCGGAGCGCGAACGGCAGCTCGGGCCGGACTTTCCGCTCGCGGCGCAGGCCGGCCAGGTGATGTTCGGCGATCTGGAGCGGAGCTTCGAGGCCGGGCTGCGGATCATCGTCGCGGGCATCGAGGCCGGGTCGGGGTCGGAGGCGCGGGGCTGA
- a CDS encoding acyltransferase family protein encodes MTTPPLTTGAPPPAAPDPVTTAPRPAIPGRSVGVSPAREAGGGSSRLRALDGLRLLAALMVAAYHFGGRNGEISQAWGGSPAHQFPTAAPLFAYGCLGVQIFFVISGFVICLSGWVPPVAHHHPSVDRATPGQRRLRAFVASRISRLYPAYWAAILLVTAVFALPWVAYKALPPSEVLTNLTMLQQPLGVDRVLGVCWTLWAEMRFYALFALCVVLPGATRGRVVLFCAGWTLAAALAQAAHQPFLDTVLMPEYAPFFIGGVGLYLLHRYGARDPIAWAIVLVSWLIGQHYAVAGLWHAPSATAFSYRSTAVIIAIVTLGFALVAAVALGKLRWANWRWLTVAGALTYPFYLVHEHLGWVVVRALHHGLGLPSYATLLLTVALMLLLAWVLHRFVERPLTPVLRRSINPRR; translated from the coding sequence ATGACCACGCCCCCGCTGACGACCGGCGCGCCGCCCCCCGCCGCGCCGGATCCCGTCACCACCGCCCCCCGGCCCGCGATACCGGGGCGCAGCGTGGGGGTCTCCCCGGCCCGTGAGGCCGGCGGAGGATCCTCGCGGCTGCGCGCCCTGGACGGACTGCGGCTGCTCGCCGCGCTGATGGTCGCCGCGTACCACTTCGGCGGCCGCAACGGCGAGATATCGCAGGCCTGGGGCGGCTCGCCCGCCCATCAATTCCCCACCGCCGCGCCGCTGTTCGCCTACGGCTGTCTGGGCGTGCAGATCTTCTTCGTGATCAGCGGCTTCGTGATCTGCCTCAGCGGCTGGGTCCCGCCCGTCGCCCACCACCACCCTTCAGTGGACCGGGCTACGCCCGGACAGCGACGATTGCGGGCCTTTGTCGCGTCGCGCATCTCCCGCCTCTATCCGGCCTATTGGGCCGCGATCCTGCTGGTCACCGCCGTCTTCGCGCTCCCCTGGGTCGCCTACAAGGCGCTGCCGCCCAGCGAGGTGCTGACCAACCTGACCATGCTGCAGCAGCCGTTGGGCGTGGACCGGGTGCTCGGGGTGTGCTGGACCCTGTGGGCGGAGATGCGCTTCTACGCCCTCTTCGCGCTCTGCGTCGTGCTGCCCGGTGCCACCCGCGGCCGGGTGGTGCTCTTCTGCGCGGGCTGGACCCTGGCGGCCGCGCTCGCGCAGGCCGCGCACCAGCCCTTCCTCGACACCGTGCTGATGCCCGAGTACGCCCCGTTCTTCATCGGCGGGGTGGGCCTGTACCTGCTGCACCGCTATGGCGCCCGCGATCCGATCGCCTGGGCGATCGTGCTGGTCAGCTGGCTGATCGGGCAGCATTACGCGGTCGCCGGGCTGTGGCACGCACCGTCGGCCACCGCGTTCTCCTACCGCTCGACCGCCGTCATCATCGCCATCGTCACCCTGGGGTTCGCCCTGGTCGCGGCGGTCGCCCTGGGCAAGCTGCGGTGGGCGAACTGGCGCTGGCTGACCGTGGCCGGCGCGCTGACCTACCCGTTCTACCTCGTGCACGAGCATCTGGGCTGGGTCGTGGTGCGGGCGCTGCATCACGGCCTCGGGCTGCCCTCGTACGCGACGCTGCTACTGACCGTCGCACTGATGCTGCTGCTCGCGTGGGTGCTGCACCGCTTCGTCGAGCGCCCGCTGACGCCCGTCCTGAGGCGGTCGATCAACCCGCGGCGCTGA
- a CDS encoding gluconokinase, translating into MSTPDVIDVIVVMGVAGTGKTTIGPLVAAGLGVPYAEGDDFHPPANIAKMSAGIPLDDTDRGPWLDAIGAWAHERAGHGGVVSSSALKRAYRDRLRAAAPGVVFLHLTGDRALIEERMAGRRGHFMPAALLDSQFATLEPLGRDEAGVAVDVSGSPERIAGRAVAALRAMTAPAG; encoded by the coding sequence ATGAGCACCCCCGACGTGATCGACGTGATCGTCGTGATGGGCGTGGCCGGCACCGGCAAGACCACCATCGGCCCGCTGGTGGCCGCCGGGCTGGGCGTCCCGTATGCCGAGGGTGACGACTTCCATCCGCCGGCCAACATCGCCAAGATGTCGGCCGGTATCCCGCTGGACGACACCGACCGCGGCCCGTGGCTGGACGCCATCGGCGCCTGGGCGCACGAGCGGGCCGGGCACGGCGGAGTGGTCAGCAGCTCCGCGCTCAAGCGCGCCTACCGCGACCGGCTGCGTGCCGCCGCCCCCGGAGTCGTGTTTCTGCACCTCACCGGGGACCGCGCGCTGATCGAGGAGCGGATGGCCGGGCGCCGGGGCCACTTCATGCCGGCCGCGCTGCTGGACTCCCAGTTCGCCACGCTCGAACCGCTCGGGCGCGACGAGGCGGGCGTCGCCGTGGATGTGTCCGGCAGTCCGGAGCGGATCGCGGGGCGCGCGGTGGCCGCGCTGCGTGCGATGACCGCGCCGGCCGGTTAG
- a CDS encoding gluconate:H+ symporter, translated as MTHLSVEMLAADATEPITSAGHAQLGIAVLAGIAVIVLLITKFKLHAFLSLIIGSLVLGAVAGAPLDKAIASFSTGLGTTVAGTGVLIALGAVLGRLLADSGGADQIVDTILAKSGRAAMPWAMVLIAGIVGLPIFFEVGIVLLIPVVLLVAKRGNFSLMRIGIPALAGLSVMHGLIPPHPGPLAAIDAVKANLGITLALGVVVAIPTAIIAGPVFSRYAARWVDIQPPETMVPERAGDDLEKRPGFGITVATVLLPVVMMLTKALVDIVVDDPEHTVQRVFDVVGSPLIALLTAVLVAMFTLGRAAGFTRGRIAGTVEKSLGPIAGVVLIVGAGGGFKQTLVDAGVGQMILDVSKGWNISALLLAWLIAVAIRLATGSATVATISAAGLVGPLAADMSTTHAALLVLAIGCGSLFFSHVNDAGFWLVKEYFGMSVGQTLKTWSVMETLISVVGIGCVLLLSLVI; from the coding sequence GTGACACATCTCAGCGTCGAGATGCTCGCAGCGGATGCGACCGAGCCGATCACCTCGGCCGGTCACGCGCAGCTGGGCATCGCCGTCCTGGCCGGCATAGCCGTCATCGTCCTGCTCATCACCAAGTTCAAGCTGCACGCCTTTCTGTCGCTGATCATCGGTTCGCTGGTGCTCGGCGCGGTGGCCGGTGCGCCCCTCGACAAGGCGATCGCCAGCTTCTCGACGGGGCTGGGCACGACGGTCGCGGGCACGGGAGTGCTGATCGCGCTCGGTGCCGTCCTCGGGCGGCTGCTCGCCGATTCGGGCGGTGCGGACCAGATCGTCGACACGATCCTGGCGAAGTCGGGCCGGGCGGCGATGCCCTGGGCGATGGTGCTGATCGCCGGGATCGTGGGGCTGCCGATCTTCTTCGAGGTCGGCATCGTGCTGCTGATCCCGGTGGTGCTGCTGGTCGCCAAGCGCGGCAACTTCTCGCTGATGCGGATCGGCATCCCCGCGCTGGCCGGACTGTCCGTCATGCACGGGCTGATACCGCCGCACCCCGGCCCGCTCGCCGCGATCGACGCCGTCAAGGCGAACCTCGGCATCACCCTCGCGCTCGGTGTCGTCGTCGCCATCCCGACCGCGATCATCGCCGGCCCGGTCTTCTCCCGCTACGCGGCCCGCTGGGTGGACATCCAGCCGCCGGAGACCATGGTGCCCGAGCGCGCCGGTGACGACCTGGAGAAGCGGCCCGGCTTCGGGATCACCGTGGCCACCGTGCTGTTGCCGGTGGTGATGATGCTGACCAAGGCGCTGGTGGACATCGTCGTCGACGATCCGGAGCACACCGTCCAGAGGGTGTTCGATGTCGTCGGTTCGCCGCTGATCGCGCTGCTCACCGCCGTCCTCGTGGCGATGTTCACGCTGGGCCGGGCGGCCGGGTTCACCCGCGGCCGGATCGCCGGCACCGTCGAGAAGTCGCTCGGCCCGATCGCCGGGGTGGTGCTGATCGTGGGCGCGGGCGGCGGCTTCAAGCAGACGCTGGTGGACGCCGGTGTCGGCCAGATGATCCTGGACGTCTCCAAGGGCTGGAACATCTCCGCGCTGCTGCTGGCCTGGCTGATCGCGGTCGCCATCCGGCTGGCGACCGGCTCCGCGACGGTGGCCACCATCTCCGCCGCCGGGCTGGTCGGCCCGCTCGCCGCGGACATGAGCACCACCCATGCCGCGCTGCTGGTGCTGGCCATCGGATGCGGCTCGCTGTTCTTCAGCCATGTCAACGACGCCGGATTCTGGCTGGTCAAGGAGTACTTCGGGATGAGCGTCGGCCAGACACTGAAGACCTGGTCGGTGATGGAGACGCTGATCTCGGTCGTCGGGATCGGGTGCGTACTGCTGCTCTCGCTGGTCATTTAG
- a CDS encoding FAD-dependent monooxygenase, whose amino-acid sequence MELNSVKGIFGTALPHDGTTVDVLIAGAGPTGLALAIDLTRRGVRTLLVERQDRLSPGARGTGVQPRTQEVYDDLGLLDAASAAGSLYPRTAHWENGEIVNITEMIERVDPTPATPYSNTLMLPQFRNLEVLYERLRELGGDVLFRTELTTFDQDSAGVTARLRHADGAERTVHGAYLVATDGGRSTVRRALGIKMSGPELEPVAVLLADVRVDGLDRDHWHRWELPSGGFAGLLPLAGTDYFQTMMAGFDGTPDPSPETIRAELVAHTHLDAAQIGEVLWSSLFRPRAGLVERYRTGRVFLAGDAAHIHSPAGGQGLNTSVQDAYNLGWKLGQVLRHGAPDSLLDTYETERRPIAESILDTSTRLHRSGALRRGRDLHQLGIGYPDSPLTRELRTDLAEGIPAAGDRAPDAPCTTPDGTPTRLFDALRGPHFTLLDLGGTGIDDSALPADPALIRLVRVGGPAPDLIDTHGHIRDAYGPAPAVLLIRPDGYLALAAPPENATAQVTAALEIHLGTGAVAAAH is encoded by the coding sequence ATGGAACTTAACAGCGTTAAGGGAATCTTTGGCACCGCCCTGCCCCACGACGGCACGACGGTCGACGTACTGATCGCCGGCGCGGGCCCGACCGGCCTCGCCCTGGCCATCGACCTCACCCGCCGCGGCGTGCGCACCCTGCTCGTCGAGCGGCAGGACCGCCTCTCGCCCGGCGCCCGCGGCACCGGTGTGCAGCCGCGCACCCAGGAGGTCTACGACGACCTCGGACTGCTGGACGCGGCCTCCGCGGCCGGCAGCCTCTACCCGAGGACCGCCCACTGGGAGAACGGCGAAATCGTCAACATCACCGAGATGATCGAGCGGGTCGACCCGACGCCCGCCACGCCGTACTCCAACACCCTGATGCTGCCGCAGTTCCGCAACCTGGAGGTGCTGTACGAGCGGCTGCGAGAGCTCGGCGGAGACGTACTCTTCCGCACCGAACTCACCACGTTCGACCAGGACTCGGCCGGTGTGACGGCCCGCCTGCGGCACGCCGACGGGGCGGAGCGCACCGTCCACGGGGCCTATCTGGTCGCCACCGACGGCGGGCGCAGCACCGTACGCCGCGCGCTCGGCATCAAGATGAGCGGTCCGGAGCTGGAACCGGTCGCCGTGCTGCTCGCGGACGTCCGGGTGGACGGCCTGGACCGCGACCACTGGCACCGCTGGGAGCTGCCGAGCGGCGGATTCGCGGGCCTTCTCCCGCTGGCCGGCACCGACTACTTCCAGACCATGATGGCGGGCTTCGACGGCACTCCGGACCCCTCTCCCGAGACGATCCGTGCCGAGCTCGTGGCGCACACCCACCTCGACGCCGCGCAGATCGGCGAGGTCCTGTGGTCCTCCCTCTTCCGCCCCCGGGCGGGTCTGGTCGAGCGCTACCGCACCGGCCGGGTCTTCCTGGCCGGCGACGCCGCGCACATCCACTCCCCGGCGGGCGGCCAGGGCCTGAACACCAGCGTCCAGGACGCCTACAATCTCGGCTGGAAGCTCGGCCAGGTGCTGCGGCACGGCGCCCCCGACAGCCTCCTCGACACCTACGAGACCGAGCGCCGCCCGATCGCCGAGAGCATCCTCGACACCAGCACCCGGCTGCACCGCTCCGGTGCGCTGCGGCGTGGCCGCGACCTCCACCAGCTCGGCATCGGCTACCCCGACAGCCCGCTCACCCGGGAGCTGCGCACGGACCTCGCCGAGGGCATCCCCGCCGCGGGCGACCGGGCCCCCGACGCCCCGTGCACCACGCCCGACGGCACCCCCACCCGGCTCTTCGACGCCCTCCGCGGCCCGCACTTCACCCTGCTCGACCTGGGCGGCACCGGCATCGACGACAGCGCCCTGCCCGCCGACCCGGCCCTGATCCGCCTCGTCCGCGTCGGCGGCCCGGCCCCGGACCTGATCGACACCCACGGCCACATCCGCGACGCCTACGGCCCGGCCCCCGCCGTCCTCCTCATCCGCCCCGACGGCTACCTCGCCCTCGCCGCCCCGCCCGAGAACGCGACGGCGCAGGTGACGGCGGCCCTGGAGATACACCTCGGCACGGGTGCGGTGGCGGCGGCCCACTGA
- a CDS encoding FadR/GntR family transcriptional regulator, which translates to MENEGKGLHARVLESLGPAITAGDYPPGTVLRTDELEQRFDVSRTVIREAIRVLESMQLVASRRRVGVTVRPTEEWNVYDPRVIGWRLAGRDRPRQLRSLTVLRSAIEPVAAGLAARHATPAQCAELTEQAMGMVATSRGQQLDAYLVHDTAFHRVILTASGNEMFARLGDVVTAVLTGRTQHHVMFTDPDPAAVTLHVQVAEAVRTGDAARAESLTREITTGAMAELDVLAP; encoded by the coding sequence ATGGAAAACGAGGGGAAGGGACTGCACGCCCGTGTACTGGAGTCCCTGGGGCCCGCGATCACCGCGGGCGACTACCCTCCGGGCACGGTCCTGCGCACGGACGAGCTGGAGCAGCGCTTCGACGTCTCCCGCACGGTCATCCGCGAGGCGATCCGGGTACTGGAGTCCATGCAACTGGTCGCCTCCCGGCGCCGGGTCGGGGTCACCGTCCGCCCGACCGAGGAGTGGAACGTCTACGACCCTCGGGTGATCGGCTGGCGGCTGGCCGGCCGCGACCGCCCCCGTCAGCTGCGCTCGCTGACCGTGCTCCGCTCGGCGATCGAACCGGTCGCAGCGGGCCTCGCCGCCCGGCACGCCACCCCCGCGCAATGCGCCGAACTCACCGAACAGGCCATGGGCATGGTCGCCACCTCACGCGGTCAGCAGCTCGACGCCTACCTCGTCCACGACACGGCCTTCCACCGGGTCATCCTGACCGCCTCCGGCAACGAGATGTTCGCCCGGCTCGGCGATGTGGTCACCGCCGTCCTGACCGGCCGCACCCAGCACCATGTGATGTTCACCGACCCCGACCCGGCCGCGGTCACCCTCCATGTCCAGGTGGCCGAGGCGGTACGCACCGGCGACGCGGCACGGGCGGAATCCCTGACCCGCGAGATCACCACGGGCGCCATGGCCGAACTGGACGTCCTGGCCCCGTAG
- a CDS encoding VOC family protein produces the protein MSHSWPSHLDVGAVRFARPTAKYDDVLVFYRDVLGLPVLAEWRGHHGYDGIVFGLPGTPVHMELLQHGDPPRIPEPHPENQLVLYLRGPEAVAVASRRLAEHGFSPVPAANPYWPERGAVLFKDPDGWLVVLAPWVFGEDPPPAG, from the coding sequence ATGTCTCACTCCTGGCCCAGCCACCTCGATGTAGGAGCGGTCCGTTTCGCCCGGCCGACTGCGAAGTACGACGACGTTCTGGTCTTCTACCGCGACGTCCTCGGCTTGCCGGTACTTGCCGAATGGCGCGGCCACCACGGCTATGACGGCATCGTCTTCGGCCTGCCCGGCACCCCGGTGCACATGGAGCTCCTGCAGCACGGCGACCCACCCCGCATCCCCGAGCCGCACCCGGAGAACCAGTTGGTGCTCTATCTCCGCGGCCCCGAAGCCGTCGCCGTCGCCTCCCGACGGCTCGCCGAGCACGGATTCAGCCCAGTCCCCGCCGCGAATCCTTACTGGCCGGAGCGCGGCGCGGTCCTCTTCAAGGACCCGGACGGCTGGCTGGTCGTACTGGCACCCTGGGTCTTCGGCGAAGATCCCCCACCGGCCGGCTGA
- a CDS encoding YdcF family protein encodes MTDNERAITEGRRQQAELIWDYHQMHHEVRPTDAAIGLGSHDLGVPAFCAELYRAGLFPTLVFSGGSNPTAPERFPRGEAVHFREHALALGVPADAVLLEPGARNTGQNITLSREVLAAAGIMPKTVLLVSMPYMERRAYATARKVWPEVEVICASAPLEFDDYLKTIGDEELVVHQLVGDLQRVIEYPRLGFAIEQVVPEDVRVAYEALVHDGFTRRLLAP; translated from the coding sequence GTGACGGACAACGAGCGGGCCATCACCGAAGGCCGGCGGCAGCAGGCCGAGCTGATCTGGGACTACCACCAGATGCACCACGAGGTGCGGCCCACCGATGCCGCCATCGGCCTGGGCAGTCACGACCTTGGTGTCCCGGCTTTCTGTGCCGAGCTGTACCGGGCCGGTCTGTTCCCCACTCTGGTGTTCTCCGGCGGCTCCAACCCCACCGCCCCCGAACGTTTCCCCCGCGGTGAGGCGGTGCACTTCCGCGAGCATGCGCTCGCCCTCGGAGTGCCTGCGGACGCGGTTCTGCTGGAGCCCGGCGCGAGGAACACCGGGCAGAACATCACCCTCTCCCGCGAGGTCCTGGCTGCCGCCGGGATCATGCCGAAGACCGTGCTGCTGGTCTCCATGCCTTATATGGAGCGACGCGCCTATGCCACTGCCCGCAAGGTGTGGCCCGAGGTCGAGGTGATCTGCGCCTCGGCTCCCTTGGAGTTCGATGACTATCTGAAGACGATCGGCGACGAAGAACTCGTCGTCCACCAGCTCGTCGGCGACCTGCAGCGGGTGATCGAGTATCCCCGTCTCGGGTTCGCCATCGAGCAGGTCGTCCCGGAGGACGTGCGGGTCGCCTACGAAGCGCTTGTCCACGACGGCTTCACCCGCCGCCTCCTCGCTCCCTGA